A single region of the Ornithorhynchus anatinus isolate Pmale09 chromosome 13, mOrnAna1.pri.v4, whole genome shotgun sequence genome encodes:
- the CCDC32 gene encoding coiled-coil domain-containing protein 32 — protein MKMFESTDGAAARSGQDLWAEICSRLPDPDREDVAGDTFADSFADSNPQGGDGGQGADFSSKPAAKPWAPLQDSDIYLASLERRLRRVKGLSQEVTSKEMLRTLARAKEEYWDRFLQEKLESEVFVDGLDADESTLEHFRRWLQPDKVAVSTEEVQCLIPPDPPAEKAEAGHEATPVDQ, from the exons ATGAAGATGTTTGAGAGCACCGACGGGGCCGCCGCCCGCTCGGGCCAGGACCTCTGGGCCGAAATCTGCTCCCGTCTGCCCGACCCCGACCGGGAGGACGTGGCCGGTGACACCTTTGCGGACTCCTTCGCGGACTCCAATCCCCAGGGGGGCGACGGGGGGCAAGGGGCCGACTTCTCCTCGAAGCCGGCTGCGAAGCCCTGGGCCCCCCTGCAGGACTCGGACATCTATTTAGCCTCTTTGG agaggagactgaggcgcgTCAAGGGCCTGAGCCAGGAAGTGACCTCCAAGGAGATGTTGCGGACCCTGGCCCGGGCCAAGGAGGAATACTGGGACCGGTTCCTGCAGGAGAAGCTGGAGTCAGAGGTGTTCGTGGACGGGCTGGATGCCGATGAGAG CACCCTGGAGCACTTCAGGCGGTGGCTCCAGCCAGACAAGGTGGCCGTCAGCACCGAGGAGGTCCAGTGCCTCATCCCCCCCGACCCTCCGGCTGAGAAGGCAGAAGCCGGGCACGAGGCGACACCCGTGGATCAGTGA
- the RPUSD2 gene encoding RNA pseudouridylate synthase domain-containing protein 2 produces MGRGRGPVLRRLGLMAAPGPIPVPSGGRKRRGERPAAAAAAAAPKRRRAGVSFGPEHLAETSCYVEGGLRKVRPYFFDFQTYCKGRWVGRSLLHVFQTEFRAQTPAYYQAAARAGRLRLNGQPVRDLSVLLKDNDFLQNTVHRHEPPVTAEPIRVLAEDEEVVVVDKPSSMPVHPCGRFRHNTVIFILGQEHQLTELHPLHRLDRLTSGVLMFAKTAAVSERIHEQVRERQLEKEYVCRVEGEFPEGELTCQEPILVVSYKVGVCRVDPRGKPCCTAFRRLSCNGRSSVVLCRPLTGRTHQIRVHLQYLGHPILNDPIYNTAAWGPARGRGGHVPKTDEELLRDLVAEHRARQSLVGLGPDDDDDELGPGAPSVLPGDHRPPSPTPDVNEDAGEGDVDPLCEECRLARPDPSPQELVMYLHARCYKGPGFEYCSPLPAWAQDDWQEDSGTPGSGSASSGDPSPPAGPAGDRGEEPGPDTP; encoded by the exons ATGGGGCGCGGGCGAGGACCGGTCCTGCGGCGCCTCGGCCTCATGGCGGCCCCGGGGCCCATCCCGGTCCCGTCCGGGGGGCGGAAGCGGCGCGGGGAgcgtccggcggcggcggcggcggcggcggcccccaaGAGGCGGCGGGCCGGGGTGAGCTTCGGGCCGGAGCACCTGGCCGAGACCAGCTGCTACGTGGAGGGCGGCCTGCGCAAGGTGCGGCCTTACTTCTTCGACTTCCAGACCTACTGCAAGGGCCGCTGGGTGGGCCGCAGCCTGCTGCACGTCTTCCAGACCGAGTTCCGCGCCCAGACGCCCGCCTACTACCAGGCCGCCGCCCGCGCCGGACGCCTGCGCCTCAACGGCCAGCCCGTGCGGGACCTCAGCGTCCTGCTCAAG GACAACGACTTCCTGCAGAACACGGTGCACCGGCACGAGCCCCCCGTGACGGCCGAGCCCATCCGCGTCCTGGCCGAGGacgaggaggtggtggtggtggacaaGCCCTCGTCCATGCCGGTCCACCCCTGCGGCCGCTTCCGCCACAACACGGTCATCTTCATCCTGGGCCAGGAGCACCAGCTCACGGAGCTGCACCCGTTGCACCGGCTTGACCGGCTGACCTCCGGGGTGCTCATGTTCGCCAAGACGGCTGCCGTCTCCGAGCGCATCCACGAGCAAGTGCGGGAGCGGCag CTGGAGAAGGAGTACGTGTGCCGGGTGGAGGGTGAATTCCCCGAGGGAGAGCTGACGTGCCAGGAGCCCATCCTGGTGGTGTCCTACAAGGTGGGCGTGTGCCGGGTAGATCCGCGGGGCAAGCCGTGCTGCACCGCCTTCCGGAGACTCAGCTGCAACGGGCGGTCCAGCGTGGTGCTCTGCCGGCCCTTGACGGGCCGCACCCACCAGATCCGTGTCCACCTCCAGTACCTGGGGCACCCCATCCTCAACGACCCCATCTACAACACGGCCGCCTGGGGGCCCGCCCGCGGCCGGGGCGGGCACGTGCCCAAGACGGACGAGGAGCTGCTGCGGGACCTGGTGGCGGAGCACCGGGCCCGGCAGAGCCTGGTCGGGCTGGGcccggacgacgacgacgacgaactGGGCCCCGGGGCGCCCTCGGTCTTGCCGGGAGACCACCGGCCGCCGTCCCCCACCCCGGATGTGAATGAGGACGCAGGGGAGGGGGACGTGGACCCCTTGTGCGAGGAGTGCCGGTTGGCACGGCCCGACCCCTCGCCCCAGGAGCTGGTGATGTACCTGCATGCCAGGTGCTACAAGGGGCCGGGCTTCGAGTACTGCTCCCCTCTGCCAGCCTGGGCCCAGGATGACTGGCAAGAGGACTCAGGGACGCCGGGGTCCGGCTCGGCGTCGTCAGGTGACCCCTCACCCCCCGCTGGCCCGgctggggacaggggagaggagcCGGGGCCGGACACCCCCTGA
- the EIF4A3 gene encoding eukaryotic initiation factor 4A-III, whose product MRPSVGSCRSVRVEARSLSALLSLRALSPPIPGSMAAPGAMTTSGSARKRLLKEEDMTKVEFETSEEVDVTPTFDTMGLREDLLRGIYAYGFEKPSAIQQRAIKQIIKGRDVIAQSQSGTGKTATFSISVLQCLDIQVRETQALILAPTRELAVQIQKGLLALGDYMNVQCHACIGGTNVGEDIRKLDYGQHVVAGTPGRVFDMIRRRSLRTRAIKMLVLDEADEMLNKGFKEQIYDVYRYLPPATQVVLISATLPHEILEMTNKFMTDPIRILVKRDELTLEGIKQFFVAVEREEWKFDTLCDLYDTLTITQAVIFCNTKRKVDWLTEKMREANFTVASMHGDMPQKERESIMKEFRSGASRVLISTDVWARGLDVPQVSLIINYDLPNNRELYIHRIGRSGRYGRKGVAINFVKNDDIRILRDIEQYYSTQIDEMPMNVADLI is encoded by the exons ATGCGCCCTTCCGTCGGTTCTTGCCGGAGCGTCCGCGTCGAGGCCCGCTCCCTCTCGGCGCTCCTCTCTCTCCGCGCCCTTTCGCCTCCCATCCCGGGCAGCATGGCCGCCCCGGGGGCGATGACCACGTCGGGATCGGCGCGGAAGCGGCTGCTGAAGGAGGAGGACATGACCAAAGTGGAGTTCGAGACCAGCGAGGAGGTGGACGTGACCCCCACCTTCGACACCATGGGGCTGCGCGAGGACCTGCTGCGCGGCATTTACGCTTACG GTTTCGAGAAACCTTCGGCCATCCAACAGCGAGCTATCAAACAGATAATTAAAGGAAGAGACGTCATCGCCCA atctCAGTCTGGTACCGGTAAGACCGCCACCTTCAGCATTTCCGTTCTCCAGTGCTTGGATATTCAG GTGCGGGAAACGCAGGCGCTGATCTTGGCTCCCACCAGGGAGTTGGCCGTCCAGATTCAGAAG GGTCTCCTCGCTCTCGGCGACTACATGAACGTCCAGTGTCACGCCTGCATCGGTGGAACGAACGTCGGCGAAGACATCCGGAAACTGGACTACGGGCAGCACGTGGTGGCCGGCACACCCGGCCGCGTGTTCG ACATGATCCGCCGCCGAAGCCTGAGGACGCGGGCCATCAAGATGCTGGTTCTGGACGAGGCAGATGAGATGCTCAACAAAG GTTTCAAAGAACAGATTTACGACGTCTACCGGTATCTGCCGCCGGCCACGCAGGTGGTGCTGATCAGCGCCACGCTGCCCCACGAGATCCTGGAAATGACCAACAAGTTCATGACGGACCCCATCCGCATCCTGGTGAAACG CGATGAGTTGACCCTGGAAGGAATCAAACAGTTCTTTGTTGCCGTGGAAAGGGAGGAGTGGAAGTTCGACACCCTGTGTGACCTCTACGACACGCTGACCATCACCCAAGCCGTCATCTTTTGCAACACCAAGCGGAAG GTGGACTGGCTGACAGAGAAGATGAGAGAAGCCAATTTCACGGTGGCGTCCATGCACGGAGACATGCCCCAGAAGGAGCGCGAGTCCATCATGAAGGAGTTCCGCTCGGGCGCCAG CCGGGTCCTCATCTCCACCGACGTCTGGGCGAGAGGGCTGGACGTTCCCCAGGTCTCCCTCATCATTAATTACGACTTGCCCAACAACAGAGAACTGTACATCCACAG GATCGGACGCTCGGGCCGCTACGGGAGGAAAGGCGTGGCCATCAACTTTGTGAAGAACGACGACATCCGGATCCTGCGTGACATTGAGCAGTACTACTCCACGCAGATTGACGAGATGCCCATGAACG TTGCCGACCTCATCTGA